In Blastopirellula sp. J2-11, a single genomic region encodes these proteins:
- a CDS encoding FAD:protein FMN transferase produces MLRSILILASLLCAPLPIVQAAPLQRYESVRPLMGTVAKVIVYADSPTAAHQAIDASFAEMNRQIAILSDYESTSEVSRLGQISPGKTDIGPELWDVLSYSEKISQATCGAFDVTIGPLTKAWRRMRRRRQIDPQEIADHLPAVGYAKLKLDPASHTAELTTANMRLDLGGVAKGYIIDAGLKTLRDHGLKHALVDAGGDMALGAAPPQSAGWKISVAQSKQPGAEVMIVELANCGVATSGDAYQFVEINGARYSHILNPHTGYGVTTSRTVTVFAPTAMQADAWASAISVLGPQQGFAALAQHPNHAAAVTTLEQDKLVVEKSKNLDNWLTAH; encoded by the coding sequence ATGCTTCGTTCCATTTTGATCCTCGCTTCCCTCCTCTGCGCTCCCTTGCCGATCGTGCAGGCGGCGCCGCTGCAGCGATACGAGAGCGTTCGCCCATTGATGGGAACCGTGGCGAAAGTGATCGTCTACGCCGATTCGCCCACCGCCGCCCACCAAGCGATCGACGCGTCGTTCGCCGAGATGAATCGCCAGATCGCAATTCTTAGTGACTATGAGTCGACCTCCGAGGTTTCTCGGCTCGGCCAAATCAGTCCTGGCAAAACGGACATCGGGCCAGAGCTCTGGGATGTGCTTTCGTATTCCGAGAAAATCAGCCAAGCGACCTGCGGCGCATTCGATGTCACCATCGGCCCGCTCACCAAAGCCTGGCGCCGGATGCGGCGCCGTCGGCAGATCGATCCACAAGAAATCGCCGACCATTTGCCAGCCGTCGGTTACGCCAAACTAAAGCTTGACCCGGCCTCTCACACCGCCGAGCTAACGACCGCCAACATGCGTCTCGATCTCGGCGGAGTCGCCAAGGGTTACATTATCGACGCCGGCTTAAAAACGTTACGCGATCATGGCCTCAAGCACGCACTAGTCGATGCAGGCGGAGACATGGCGCTGGGCGCCGCGCCCCCGCAGTCCGCCGGCTGGAAGATCTCGGTCGCCCAGTCCAAACAGCCTGGCGCCGAAGTGATGATCGTCGAACTAGCCAACTGCGGCGTCGCAACCTCTGGCGACGCCTACCAGTTTGTCGAAATCAACGGCGCCCGCTACTCGCACATCCTCAATCCCCACACCGGATACGGCGTCACGACCAGTCGCACAGTAACGGTCTTCGCCCCCACCGCAATGCAAGCCGACGCCTGGGCTTCGGCGATCAGCGTCTTAGGCCCCCAACAAGGCTTCGCCGCATTAGCCCAACACCCCAACCACGCCGCCGCCGTCACCACGCTCGAACAAGATAAATTGGTGGTCGAGAAAAGTAAGAATCTAGACAACTGGCTAACAGCGCATTAG
- a CDS encoding DUF1080 domain-containing protein: MKLDFHFATRCLFALILAMDLAPTPGYSAEPMPPQGFRALFNGHDLSGWYGLNPHLSAKLVGEEKDKNLLKQRAEFSKYWRVEDGSLVNDGKGPYATTEDDFGDIELQLEYKTAPGADSGVYLRGAPQIQIWDTNQKFNAQSPDRKPHLGSGGLYNNTPGAPGRDPLELADLPFGEWNKLRIRQIGAWTSVWLNGKLVVDNAIMENFWGRSQPLPPKGPIMLQTHGGQISWRNIFVREIGASEAKEILAKTKK, from the coding sequence ATGAAGCTTGATTTTCATTTCGCAACTCGATGTTTGTTTGCTTTGATCCTTGCTATGGACTTAGCGCCAACTCCTGGATATTCGGCGGAACCTATGCCGCCTCAAGGGTTTCGTGCTTTGTTTAACGGGCATGACCTTAGCGGATGGTATGGGTTAAATCCACACCTGTCCGCCAAATTAGTAGGTGAGGAAAAAGACAAGAACTTGCTCAAGCAGCGAGCCGAGTTTTCAAAATATTGGAGAGTCGAAGATGGAAGCCTTGTCAACGATGGCAAGGGACCCTATGCAACTACAGAAGATGATTTTGGCGATATTGAATTACAACTGGAATACAAGACGGCGCCTGGGGCTGATAGCGGGGTCTATTTAAGAGGCGCACCCCAAATACAAATTTGGGATACGAATCAAAAATTCAACGCGCAAAGTCCGGACCGAAAACCTCATCTTGGTTCCGGGGGTTTGTACAACAACACTCCAGGGGCCCCAGGTCGTGACCCGCTCGAATTAGCCGATCTCCCTTTTGGCGAATGGAATAAACTGCGTATTCGACAAATTGGCGCCTGGACGTCGGTTTGGCTGAACGGGAAACTTGTAGTCGACAATGCGATCATGGAGAACTTCTGGGGGCGAAGTCAACCGCTTCCACCTAAAGGGCCAATTATGCTGCAAACGCATGGAGGCCAAATCTCTTGGCGAAATATTTTCGTACGCGAGATTGGGGCCTCAGAAGCAAAAGAAATCCTCGCCAAAACGAAAAAGTGA
- a CDS encoding carboxypeptidase regulatory-like domain-containing protein has protein sequence MNYSLICISLCSLLLSAIGCNFNSSEYGHVVGVIKINGAPVEDAVVIFSPVAGGRSAMAITKADGSYELNYTPGVKGAKLGENRVVLSTYVSPFRDDDGVSSLGEPERFPPEYSQGTEFVTIEPGENTFDFDIEADRDKYPTQ, from the coding sequence ATGAATTATTCCCTGATTTGTATCAGTCTGTGCAGCCTATTGCTGTCAGCGATTGGTTGCAACTTTAACAGCAGCGAATACGGTCACGTTGTCGGCGTCATCAAGATCAACGGCGCTCCAGTAGAAGATGCCGTGGTCATTTTTTCCCCGGTCGCTGGAGGAAGATCCGCCATGGCGATAACGAAAGCGGACGGATCTTATGAGCTAAACTACACCCCCGGCGTGAAGGGCGCCAAGCTTGGTGAAAACCGGGTGGTCCTATCGACCTATGTTTCGCCTTTCCGCGACGATGACGGAGTGAGTAGCTTAGGGGAGCCGGAGCGATTTCCTCCCGAATATTCTCAGGGGACGGAGTTCGTAACGATCGAACCGGGTGAAAATACATTCGACTTTGATATCGAAGCCGACCGCGACAAATATCCAACTCAGTAA
- a CDS encoding DUF1559 domain-containing protein: protein MLFSKSYCGSSPQRFQRLPHARGAFTLVELLVVIAIIGTLIALLLPAVQQAREAARRMQCTNNLKQLGLAMHNFHDTYGKLPPMSHEDWGNDDTQANWGWAVLVMPQMELNSTVEALNPTSGVVTSDYWPRKATGNTLHAAAADPALKPILQTPISAFICPSTSGPELNDSKPIPYDSGNGDTFLARSDYVVVNDKDKIYRGSSTNRPDGCFVWTRMNPPVRFADITDGLTNTLLIGERCYELGGELIGSGVVFGHAGNDDGDQPTGAEVGYFYVAGSGYYPINSTVSDANNSHRQGFASNHSGGVNFVLVDGSVHFIPDTIDHNPDGSNFGAANSTFERLIQKDDGQVLNSF, encoded by the coding sequence ATGTTGTTCAGTAAGTCATATTGCGGATCTTCGCCGCAGCGTTTTCAGAGGCTCCCCCACGCACGCGGTGCGTTTACTTTGGTTGAGCTGTTGGTGGTCATCGCCATTATCGGAACACTCATTGCTCTCTTGTTGCCTGCCGTTCAGCAAGCGCGTGAGGCCGCGCGGCGCATGCAATGCACCAACAATTTAAAGCAGTTGGGTCTGGCGATGCACAACTTCCATGACACCTATGGCAAGTTGCCCCCCATGAGCCATGAAGATTGGGGCAACGATGATACCCAGGCCAACTGGGGTTGGGCTGTTCTTGTGATGCCTCAAATGGAACTTAATAGCACGGTCGAAGCGCTCAATCCCACGTCGGGGGTTGTGACTAGCGACTACTGGCCGCGCAAAGCGACAGGAAACACCTTGCACGCCGCGGCGGCCGATCCTGCCCTGAAGCCAATTCTGCAAACGCCCATTTCAGCGTTCATCTGCCCATCGACTTCTGGACCTGAACTGAACGACTCGAAGCCCATTCCTTACGATAGCGGCAACGGTGATACGTTTCTCGCTCGGTCCGACTATGTCGTCGTCAACGACAAGGATAAGATTTACCGGGGTAGTAGCACCAATCGCCCCGATGGATGCTTCGTCTGGACCCGCATGAACCCTCCGGTAAGATTTGCCGATATTACTGATGGCCTCACCAACACTTTGCTCATTGGCGAACGTTGTTATGAATTGGGAGGCGAGTTGATTGGCAGCGGCGTCGTCTTTGGGCATGCTGGCAATGACGATGGAGACCAGCCGACCGGCGCCGAAGTGGGATATTTTTATGTGGCTGGTTCGGGGTACTACCCCATTAATTCGACGGTCAGTGACGCCAACAATTCTCATCGACAGGGATTCGCCTCGAATCATTCGGGCGGAGTCAACTTCGTTCTGGTGGATGGTTCCGTGCATTTCATTCCAGATACGATCGATCATAATCCCGATGGCAGCAACTTTGGAGCAGCGAACAGTACGTTTGAGCGGCTGATCCAAAAGGACGATGGGCAAGTCTTAAATTCTTTCTAA